TTTTTCATCAATAAATATATAGGAATAAGCTATCACATATTTCTCATTTTCAATGTATGCTTTTAATCTACCAGATAAACTTTTAACGCAACTTCCGCATCAAAGGGAATAGGAATTGCTATTACTTTTTTTCCTGAATCTATAAGTCTTGCAATTATTTCGCTCTGTTCTTTTGGAAGATACCCGACTCTTTCCTTATTTTCATTATATACAGCCACCAGATTTAACGAAGCTCCATTAAACTCCCTGAATAAATCAAGTACATTAGCATATCTCATTTTAATATTGAAGTTTCTTATATATTTTATTCCTGCAAGGTATGTATCCAGTAAGAATATCTGTCTTGATTTTACAGTATATTTATCAATCAGAATTTTAGCATATTCAAACATCATTTCCTTACCTGAACGGATTTTCTCTTCTCTTCCATTTTTTTTCTGTATTACAAGTACACCATTTCCAAATCCATATTCACTTACCATATAGTTTCTCTGGGTTTTTAAAAACTCAAAGTATTCCATCATTTCCTCAAAAATCATTACTTCCT
This portion of the Leptotrichia sp. oral taxon 215 str. W9775 genome encodes:
- a CDS encoding HIRAN domain-containing protein, translating into MFSNTFSGIKLEFDGLYYGGNYEIEIFSDGRLYYSYIENDSIEIKKGSFQVTQKEVMIFEEMMEYFEFLKTQRNYMVSEYGFGNGVLVIQKKNGREEKIRSGKEMMFEYAKILIDKYTVKSRQIFLLDTYLAGIKYIRNFNIKMRYANVLDLFREFNGASLNLVAVYNENKERVGYLPKEQSEIIARLIDSGKKVIAIPIPFDAEVALKVYLVD